A genomic stretch from Dissulfuribacter thermophilus includes:
- the gatC gene encoding Asp-tRNA(Asn)/Glu-tRNA(Gln) amidotransferase subunit GatC, which translates to MKITRGEVEHISELARLSFSEDELEVIANQLNDILGYIDKLNELDTAGIEPTTHAQELVNAFRMDEPQESLNVDDSLSNAPEREGGQFVVPRII; encoded by the coding sequence ATGAAGATAACGAGAGGGGAAGTAGAACATATTTCAGAGCTTGCAAGACTAAGCTTTTCTGAGGATGAGTTAGAGGTAATAGCAAATCAGTTGAACGATATTCTTGGATATATCGACAAACTGAACGAACTTGATACAGCTGGCATCGAACCTACAACCCATGCCCAGGAGTTAGTGAACGCCTTTAGAATGGATGAACCACAAGAATCTCTAAATGTGGATGATTCGTTGTCAAATGCTCCCGAAAGGGAGGGAGGCCAGTTTGTGGTCCCAAGGATAATTTAA
- the gatA gene encoding Asp-tRNA(Asn)/Glu-tRNA(Gln) amidotransferase subunit GatA, with amino-acid sequence MSANTEITDLTLWQLRELLLKKELSAKDVAKAYLERISLVDPKVKAYITVTEDLALKQAEEADNRILKGDVEPLTGIPIALKDVLCTKGVQTTCASKILENFVPPYDATVVKRLKGQGAVILGKLNMDEFAMGSSTENSAFFPTKNPWNLECIPGGSSGGSGAAVAARIACATLGSDTGGSIRQPASHCGVVGMKPTYGRVSRYGLVAFASSLDQIGPMTRDVRDCAILLNAIAGYDPKDSTSHPSPCPDYEKALSHTVSGLKIGIPKEYFGQGLGDEVEKAVTKAMALLKENGAELKEISLPHTEYAVATYYIIAPAEASSNLMRYDGVKYGLRAEGYKDLLEMYKMTRSQGFGPEVKRRIMLGTYSLSSGYYDAYYKKASQVRTVIRKDFIEAFKECDCILTPVAPTPAFKLGEKLDDPLQMYLSDIFTIPVNLAGLPAISVPCTLSNDGLPIGVQFVGPPFKDEVCIHVGGAFEAIRGPFAPWPEL; translated from the coding sequence ATGTCCGCTAATACTGAAATAACTGATCTCACCCTTTGGCAGTTAAGAGAGCTTCTCCTTAAAAAGGAATTGAGCGCAAAAGATGTTGCCAAGGCCTACCTCGAGAGGATAAGCCTTGTGGATCCAAAGGTAAAGGCATATATCACAGTTACAGAGGACCTTGCCTTAAAACAGGCAGAAGAAGCGGATAACCGAATTCTGAAAGGAGATGTTGAGCCGCTTACAGGTATTCCAATAGCCCTAAAAGATGTCCTCTGCACAAAGGGAGTGCAAACCACCTGTGCTTCAAAGATCCTAGAGAATTTTGTCCCCCCATACGATGCAACAGTTGTAAAGAGGCTAAAAGGCCAGGGGGCTGTAATATTGGGCAAACTCAATATGGATGAATTCGCTATGGGTTCTTCTACTGAAAATTCTGCCTTCTTTCCAACCAAAAACCCGTGGAATTTGGAGTGCATTCCTGGGGGGTCCAGTGGAGGATCGGGTGCTGCAGTAGCGGCACGAATAGCCTGTGCTACCCTTGGATCAGACACAGGTGGTTCTATTAGGCAGCCTGCCTCCCACTGTGGAGTCGTTGGGATGAAGCCTACATATGGTAGGGTCTCTCGTTATGGGCTTGTGGCCTTTGCCTCATCTTTAGATCAGATTGGTCCCATGACACGGGATGTCCGTGATTGTGCCATACTTTTGAACGCTATAGCAGGATATGATCCGAAAGATTCAACCTCGCATCCATCTCCTTGCCCTGACTATGAAAAGGCACTTTCTCACACTGTTTCAGGACTGAAGATTGGGATCCCTAAGGAATATTTTGGCCAAGGCTTGGGAGATGAGGTGGAAAAGGCGGTCACCAAGGCAATGGCCCTCCTTAAAGAAAACGGGGCGGAATTGAAGGAAATAAGTCTTCCTCATACAGAGTACGCAGTTGCCACTTATTACATAATTGCCCCAGCTGAAGCGAGTTCAAACTTAATGCGCTATGATGGCGTAAAATATGGGTTACGGGCCGAAGGCTATAAGGATCTATTGGAGATGTACAAGATGACAAGGTCCCAAGGATTTGGCCCAGAGGTGAAACGTAGGATTATGCTAGGGACATATAGCCTCTCTTCTGGATATTATGATGCATATTATAAAAAGGCCTCTCAGGTTAGGACAGTAATCAGAAAGGACTTCATTGAAGCATTTAAGGAGTGTGACTGCATTTTGACCCCAGTTGCTCCCACACCTGCGTTTAAGCTTGGTGAGAAGCTAGATGACCCACTTCAAATGTACCTTTCTGACATTTTTACTATTCCTGTAAATTTGGCTGGGCTTCCAGCGATTTCAGTGCCATGTACTCTGTCTAATGATGGGCTGCCGATAGGGGTGCAATTTGTGGGACCACCTTTTAAGGATGAAGTCTGTATACATGTAGGAGGAGCATTTGAGGCAATACGAGGTCCATTTGCCCCATGGCCTGAGCTGTAA
- a CDS encoding HDOD domain-containing protein: MTKNEEIKKRLKNLKSLPTLPTIVSKLNEIVDDDEATAISLGKIIEKDQVLTSKLLRMVNSSFFGFPQRISTVSNAIVLLGFNVIKTLVVTSSIFEVMQSSDIGLWEHSLGCAACAGILARRRGINNPEEVSTAALIHDIGKVVIRAEMPEDYSKIMDLVLTRDIPMRKAEEEILGVQHGEIGKWLSMEWNLPDKLSIPIGFHHHPDDAPDFKDIVAIIHVSDILIRAWGFGFGGDKWVPPLDHRAWSLIKFGKKEGMEILEELDEKLAELKNFTMDLA, translated from the coding sequence TTGACGAAAAACGAAGAAATTAAAAAGAGGTTAAAGAACCTTAAGTCTCTCCCCACGCTTCCCACGATTGTATCAAAGCTTAATGAGATAGTTGACGATGATGAGGCTACTGCCATAAGTCTGGGCAAGATAATAGAAAAGGACCAGGTACTTACTAGCAAGCTTCTTCGCATGGTAAATTCGTCGTTCTTCGGTTTCCCACAGAGAATCAGTACTGTTTCCAATGCCATAGTACTATTGGGGTTCAATGTTATTAAGACCCTGGTTGTGACTTCAAGCATTTTTGAGGTTATGCAATCTTCAGACATAGGACTCTGGGAGCATTCCTTGGGATGTGCAGCCTGTGCTGGTATCCTTGCAAGGAGGAGGGGAATAAACAATCCTGAAGAGGTCTCTACTGCAGCCCTGATCCACGATATAGGGAAGGTAGTTATAAGGGCGGAGATGCCAGAGGATTACTCCAAGATAATGGATTTAGTTCTCACAAGGGATATACCTATGAGGAAGGCAGAGGAGGAGATACTTGGGGTTCAGCATGGAGAGATCGGAAAGTGGCTCTCTATGGAGTGGAATCTGCCAGATAAGCTATCAATTCCAATCGGATTTCACCATCACCCAGATGATGCTCCTGATTTTAAAGACATAGTAGCTATCATACATGTCTCAGACATTTTGATTAGGGCATGGGGATTCGGTTTTGGAGGCGACAAGTGGGTGCCTCCACTAGATCATAGGGCCTGGTCGTTGATAAAGTTTGGTAAAAAAGAAGGTATGGAAATCCTAGAAGAATTAGATGAAAAGCTTGCAGAGCTCAAGAATTTTACTATGGATTTGGCCTAA
- a CDS encoding GGDEF domain-containing protein produces the protein MDSGTERAIAYVDIDNFKPLNDKYGFSRGDEVIRMVARILVNVVSEEARSEGFVGHVGGDDFVFSVPIDKAEVVCQRIISSFDSLIVLFLDEDDLKRGYFESMDRLGRPQRFPLTSLSIAVVLCRRGRYSHYGQVSMTAAQLKKKVKSIEGSAYLIDRREE, from the coding sequence TTGGACAGTGGAACAGAGCGTGCCATCGCCTATGTGGATATAGACAATTTTAAACCATTGAACGACAAGTATGGGTTTTCTAGAGGAGATGAGGTGATCAGAATGGTGGCCAGGATTTTGGTGAACGTGGTATCTGAAGAGGCTAGATCAGAAGGTTTTGTCGGTCATGTTGGCGGAGATGATTTTGTGTTTTCAGTGCCAATAGATAAGGCAGAGGTTGTGTGTCAAAGGATTATATCAAGCTTTGATTCATTAATTGTCCTTTTTCTCGACGAAGATGACCTCAAAAGGGGCTATTTTGAATCAATGGACAGACTGGGAAGGCCTCAAAGATTCCCTTTAACTAGCCTCTCTATTGCAGTGGTTTTATGTAGGCGAGGCCGTTATAGCCATTATGGCCAGGTATCAATGACAGCAGCACAATTAAAGAAGAAAGTGAAATCTATAGAAGGTAGTGCCTATCTTATAGACAGGAGGGAAGAGTGA
- a CDS encoding metal ABC transporter substrate-binding protein: MKKNHFIIAVLIFLSISLARDGWSGENRFQVVSTILPWGDFLNKLCDGRCAVKVLLPPGATPHTWSPRPEDIKDVSNARIFVYTSRHLEPWAVDFVDGFIKGPKKVLEIDEIQNTGTDPHIWLDFKFDQKVVEKMATLLSQVDPSGKQIYEKKAMLLKASLEELDSSYRKQLRDCRYKTIVVAGHNAFSRIGNAYGLKVLSVMGISPDAHITPRDLSRVIAFVKKEKVPAIFFDHAVTDRIAKVISTETGVEIKAISPGVSLRREDLNRGIDFFRLMFENLNALSSGLLCNQE; encoded by the coding sequence GTGAAAAAGAATCATTTTATTATAGCAGTATTAATTTTTTTGAGCATTTCCTTAGCGAGGGATGGGTGGTCTGGAGAAAATCGGTTCCAGGTTGTATCAACCATACTTCCTTGGGGAGATTTTTTAAATAAACTCTGCGATGGAAGGTGTGCTGTAAAGGTGCTTCTCCCCCCTGGGGCCACACCTCACACTTGGTCACCAAGGCCAGAGGATATAAAGGATGTAAGTAATGCAAGGATCTTTGTCTACACTAGTAGACACTTGGAACCATGGGCAGTGGACTTTGTAGATGGTTTTATAAAAGGACCTAAAAAGGTCCTTGAAATAGATGAGATTCAAAACACAGGGACTGATCCACATATCTGGCTTGATTTTAAATTTGATCAAAAGGTGGTTGAGAAAATGGCAACCCTCCTTTCTCAAGTAGATCCCAGTGGTAAACAGATTTATGAAAAAAAGGCAATGCTGCTTAAGGCATCATTGGAAGAACTTGATTCATCTTATAGAAAACAACTACGAGATTGCAGGTATAAGACCATTGTTGTTGCCGGCCACAATGCCTTTTCCCGTATAGGGAATGCCTATGGATTGAAAGTGCTTTCTGTCATGGGAATAAGTCCTGATGCCCACATAACGCCGAGAGATCTGTCTAGGGTGATTGCATTTGTCAAGAAGGAAAAGGTGCCAGCAATATTTTTTGACCACGCAGTTACAGACCGTATAGCAAAGGTAATATCAACAGAGACTGGTGTAGAGATCAAAGCGATTTCCCCTGGGGTCTCTCTCCGTAGGGAGGACCTTAATAGGGGGATTGATTTTTTCAGACTAATGTTTGAAAACTTAAATGCGTTGAGTTCTGGGCTTTTGTGTAATCAAGAATAA
- the lgt gene encoding prolipoprotein diacylglyceryl transferase translates to MIPYPNIDPVIFRIGPFAVRWYGIMYLVGFLCAWILVKREIKRQLVTPERVNLELAHLESLMAYLIIGVILGGRIGYCLFYNLDYFLEHPLEIFATWHGGMSFHGGAIGAIAAGLIFCKRYKESFFKWADRFVWPAPIGLGLGRIANFINGELFGRPSDVPWAMIFPGGGPIPRHPSQLYEALLEGPILFLLLSLLKGKDRYPGGLFSLFLIIYGFLRFFAEFFREPDPQLGFILFGWMTMGQILSLCMICVGIILFLITQKPRTQRI, encoded by the coding sequence ATGATCCCGTATCCCAATATAGATCCCGTAATCTTTAGGATTGGTCCTTTTGCAGTAAGATGGTACGGGATCATGTATCTTGTGGGCTTTCTATGTGCCTGGATCTTGGTAAAAAGGGAAATAAAAAGGCAGCTTGTAACACCTGAACGTGTCAATCTTGAACTTGCTCATCTTGAGAGCCTAATGGCCTACCTTATAATTGGCGTCATTTTGGGAGGTAGGATTGGATATTGTCTCTTTTACAATCTAGACTATTTCCTTGAGCATCCATTAGAGATCTTTGCCACTTGGCACGGGGGGATGAGCTTTCACGGAGGCGCTATCGGGGCAATAGCTGCTGGACTGATTTTTTGTAAACGTTATAAAGAATCTTTTTTTAAATGGGCAGACAGGTTCGTTTGGCCAGCGCCAATAGGGCTGGGACTCGGTCGCATTGCCAACTTCATTAACGGAGAATTATTTGGGAGACCCTCAGATGTCCCATGGGCAATGATATTCCCTGGAGGAGGGCCAATTCCACGCCACCCCTCACAACTCTACGAAGCCTTGCTTGAGGGCCCAATCCTATTCCTGTTACTCTCCCTTTTAAAAGGAAAGGACCGATATCCTGGAGGACTCTTTTCCCTTTTTCTCATAATCTATGGCTTTCTAAGATTCTTTGCAGAATTTTTTAGAGAACCGGACCCACAACTTGGTTTCATCCTATTTGGATGGATGACCATGGGGCAGATCCTCTCACTATGTATGATTTGTGTTGGCATTATTTTATTCTTGATTACACAAAAGCCCAGAACTCAACGCATTTAA